GCATCATCTTGTCACTGGCTGGCAACTTCATTCTGTTTGCCTGGGTGTCTTTTTTCTCGCGCACACGAGTCACAGACCACTGGCAAGCTGGTCGGTTTATTGGCCACGACCTCGGCAGGCCGACCAGTAACCGCAGCATGCTGGCAGTGCAACTGAGCGACCTGCTCCTGCTGGCCAGCCGTTTTGTCGGCGAAGAACGCGCCAAACAGAGCTTTCATCGCTATGCACTGCTACAAGGCAAACCTTTCGATCCCAACCAGCCCTCCACCAGCGACTGGATTGCCCACACTGAACGCCTGCTCGCTGGTGTTCTGGGGGCATCTTCCACCCGAGCCGTGGTTAAGGCCGCTATTGAGGGTCGGGAAATGCACGTCGAAGATGTGGTGCGCATCGTCGATGAAGCCTCAGAAGTTTTGCAGTTCAACCGCGCCCTGCTACAAGGCGCAATTGAAAACATCACCCAAGGCATCAGCGTGGTGGATCAATCCCTGCATCTTGTTGCATGGAATCGCCGCTATATCGAATTGTTTGAATACCCGGATGGACTGATTCAAGTCGGGCGCCCTATTGCTGACATCATCCGCTTCAATGCAGAGCGCGGCCTGCTAGGGGGTGGTGATATCGAAGCTCACGTCAACAAACGCTTGTATTGGATGCGCCAAGGCACGGCACATACTTCCGAACGTTTATTTCCAAATGGCCGAGTCATTGAACTCATTGGTAACCCGATGCCTGGCGGCGGTTTCGTAATGAGTTTTACCGACATCACCGAGTTCCGCGAGGCCGAACGCGCCTTGAAAGATGCCAACGAAGGCTTGGAACAACGCGTATTACAACGCACCCATGAACTGTCACTGCTGAACCTCGCGCTGATTGATGCCAAGGGCAATGCAGAGAGTGCCAACCAATCAAAGACCCGTTTCCTTGCGGCAGTGAGCCATGACCTGATGCAACCGCTGAACGCCGCCCGCCTGTTTTCAGCAGCCCTCTCCCATCATGAGCACGACCTACCCGAGGAAGCGCGTGAGCTGGTTCGGCACTTAGACAGCTCGTTACGCTCTGCCGAAGACCTGATCAGCGATCTGCTGGATATATCCCGCCTGGAAAATGGTCGCATCACCCCCCAACGTCAGCCCTTTGTACTGAATACATTGTTCGAGACGCTGGGGGCAGAATTTAAGGTGCTTGCAGCGGAGCAAGGTGTTGAGTTCTGCATGCGCAGCAGCAAGCTGCTGGTGGACAGCGACATCAAAATGCTACGACGGATTCTGCAAAATTTCCTGACCAACGCATTCCGTTACGCCAAAGGCCGCGTTCTGCTTGGCGTGCGCCGCAGTGGCAAGCACCTGCGACTAGAAGTATGGGATCGCGGCCCAGGCATTGCTGAAGAAAAGCGCAAAGTGATTTTCGAGGAGTTTAAACGCCTCGACAGCCACCAGACCCGGGCTGAAAAAGGTTTGGGCCTTGGATTAGCTATTGCCGATGGTCTGTGCCGCGTACTGGAGCACCCCCTGGAAGTTCGCTCTTGGGTAGGTAAAGGGAGTGTTTTCAGCGTCACCGTGCCGATTGCCACTGAAAAACCCAAAGTCCCACTAAAGCCCCAGCGCGAAACCACCAGCCAACCCCTGGCAGGAACCCGCGTCCTGTGCATCGACAACGAAGACAGCATTCTCAACGGAATGGCCAGTCTGCTGTCGCGTTGGGGCTGCCATGTATGGACTGCACGCAACCGTTTGGAATGTGAAAGCCTGCTAGCAGACGGCATGCACCCGCAGGTCATTTTGGTCGACTATCACCTAAACGATGGCGAAACAGGCACTGATTTGGTCACCTGGCTACACGAGCAGTTGAACGTACAGGTACCGGCAGTGGTTATCAGCGCTGACGGGCGTCAGGAGCTGATTGCTCAAGTACGAGCTGCAGGGCTGGAGTTCCTGCCTAAACCGGTCAAGCCAGCCGCATTACGCGCCCTGCTCAACCGGTTCAACAGTCTGCGCTAATCAGCCGTTGAGGCGCTCACGGAAGAGCGCTTGGTGCTCACGGCACTGTTTGGCCCCGAGCAGGAACACGCCATGCCCGCCACGCTCAAATTCCAACCATGTGAAGTCGACTTCTGGATACTGCGCCTCCACATGCACCTGACTATTGCCCACTTCTACAATGAGCACGCCCTGTTCGGTCAGATGATCAGCCGCCTCGGCCAGCATACGCCGCACTAAATCGAGCCCATCTTCCCCGCAGGCAAGCCCCAACTCCGGCTCATGCTGGTATTCGGCCGGCATATCGGCAAAATCTTCGGCATCCACATAGGGTGGGTTAGACACGATCAAATCAAAACGCTGGCCTGGCAGCCCTGCAAAACCATCACCCTGGACGGTATACACACGCTCGCCTAGCTCATGACGTTCGATATTTTGATTGGCCACCTCTAAGGCATCGAAAGACAGGTCTCCCAATACCACTTCGGCCTCTGGGAAGGCATAGGCACAGGCAATGCCGATACAACCCGACCCGGTGCACAGATCGAGAATTCGCGCAGGTTCATGAGGTAACCACGGTGCAAACTGCTGCTCAATAAGCTCACCGATCGGAGAACGCGGAATCAACACTCGCTCATCCACGATAAATGGCAAACCGCAGAACCAAGCTTCACCTAACAGATAGGCGGTTGGCACACGTTCTTCAATGCGTTGACGGAGTAACTCGTGCAGGTAAGCATGCTCCTCATCCTCTAGGCGACAGTCCAGGTAGCTGTCGGCTATTTCATAAGGTAGATGGAGCGCCCCCAGCACCAATTGCCGGGCCTCATCCCAGGCATTGTCAGTGCCGTGTCCAAAGAACAAGTCCGCACCATGAAACTGACTAACAGCCCACCGAATATAATCGCGCACAGTCCTCAGGCGGGTCGGGAAGTCCTTACTGGTGTCGCTCACAATGGTTCTCCGTGAATAAAGGATAGGCATTCTAGCCCATTACACAGTCCAGGTCGGCACTCATGACGATACCAGCTAAGACTCACCAGCCGTAGACTGCCGCCAGTCTTGAATAGACGTGATGAACAATATCAACAGACGCTAGTTCACATACGCACGCATGCGGGAGAGAATAGTGGGATTGTCCAGTCAGGAGTTTATGACATGACCATCCCTCAGACGCTGCTTGCATTGACAGGACGTACCCACGCACCTGCCAGCCTGCGCAACGCGACGCTGATCATTATCGACGCACAGGAAGAATACCGTAGCGGCGTGCTGAAACTGCCCGGTCTTGATGCTGCCCTCGGTGAAATCACTCAACTGCTCGATGCTGCC
The Pseudomonas mendocina DNA segment above includes these coding regions:
- a CDS encoding NahK/ErcS family hybrid sensor histidine kinase/response regulator, with protein sequence MTLSSGLIAVVALAYMAILFAIAFYGDRRDRPLSPKARAWVYSLSLAVYCTSWTFFGSVGQATEQVWQFLPIYLGPIIIMIFAPWVLKKMVMISKQENITSIADFIAARYGKSQTLAIVVAFVCLVGVLPYIALQLKAIVLGVNLLIGEDAQIIGPGAQDTALVVSLILALFTILFGTRNLDVTEHHRGMMLAIAFESLVKLLAFLAVGVFVTYGIYNGFDHLLIEAKASSELEMFWQQSVNWPAMLAQTGLAMIAITCLPRQFHVTVVENTEPKDLNLARWVFPLYLVLAALFVVPIALAGKMLLPSDISPDSFVISLPLAQSHPTLALLAFIGGASAATGMVIVASVGLSTIISNDMLLPWLLRRKNTERPFEAFRYWMLTARRVSIVLILLLSYVCYRLLGSNASLATIGQVSFAAIGQLAPAMFGALVWKQANRQGVFAGIAVGALIWLYTLVMPLIAGSIGLSLDVFPGLQTLLHAPIGIDVDPQSRGIILSLAGNFILFAWVSFFSRTRVTDHWQAGRFIGHDLGRPTSNRSMLAVQLSDLLLLASRFVGEERAKQSFHRYALLQGKPFDPNQPSTSDWIAHTERLLAGVLGASSTRAVVKAAIEGREMHVEDVVRIVDEASEVLQFNRALLQGAIENITQGISVVDQSLHLVAWNRRYIELFEYPDGLIQVGRPIADIIRFNAERGLLGGGDIEAHVNKRLYWMRQGTAHTSERLFPNGRVIELIGNPMPGGGFVMSFTDITEFREAERALKDANEGLEQRVLQRTHELSLLNLALIDAKGNAESANQSKTRFLAAVSHDLMQPLNAARLFSAALSHHEHDLPEEARELVRHLDSSLRSAEDLISDLLDISRLENGRITPQRQPFVLNTLFETLGAEFKVLAAEQGVEFCMRSSKLLVDSDIKMLRRILQNFLTNAFRYAKGRVLLGVRRSGKHLRLEVWDRGPGIAEEKRKVIFEEFKRLDSHQTRAEKGLGLGLAIADGLCRVLEHPLEVRSWVGKGSVFSVTVPIATEKPKVPLKPQRETTSQPLAGTRVLCIDNEDSILNGMASLLSRWGCHVWTARNRLECESLLADGMHPQVILVDYHLNDGETGTDLVTWLHEQLNVQVPAVVISADGRQELIAQVRAAGLEFLPKPVKPAALRALLNRFNSLR
- the prmB gene encoding 50S ribosomal protein L3 N(5)-glutamine methyltransferase — protein: MSDTSKDFPTRLRTVRDYIRWAVSQFHGADLFFGHGTDNAWDEARQLVLGALHLPYEIADSYLDCRLEDEEHAYLHELLRQRIEERVPTAYLLGEAWFCGLPFIVDERVLIPRSPIGELIEQQFAPWLPHEPARILDLCTGSGCIGIACAYAFPEAEVVLGDLSFDALEVANQNIERHELGERVYTVQGDGFAGLPGQRFDLIVSNPPYVDAEDFADMPAEYQHEPELGLACGEDGLDLVRRMLAEAADHLTEQGVLIVEVGNSQVHVEAQYPEVDFTWLEFERGGHGVFLLGAKQCREHQALFRERLNG